DNA sequence from the Bradyrhizobium sp. CIAT3101 genome:
GCGTATGCCGACAAAGATCGTCGGCAGCGACGCCGGCAGGATCACTTTCCGGAATAGCTGACTCGGCGTCGCCCCCATCGTCCGCGCCGATTTGACCAGAAGCGGATCGACCTGGCGAACCGCAGCGATCGTGTTCAGCAGCAGCGGCCAGGCGCAGCTGTAGATCACCATGGTCACTTTCGACAGCTCGCCGATCCCAAGCAGCAGGATGAACACCGGCAGCAACGCCAGCGGCGCCGTATTGCGCGCGATCTCGATGACCTGGTTCAGGACGTCACCGAGCCGGGCATACCATCCGGTGACCAAGCCGAGCGGCACCACCAGGGCAACTGCGATCACGAAGCCGCCAAGCGCCCGAAACAGGCTTGCGGCGACATCGTCGTAGAGCTCGCCCGATTGAGCAAGCTGCCAGCCCGCCGCAATCACCTCCGAGAACGGCGGCAGGAATGTCACATCCACCAGTCCCAACCGCGGCACGACCTCCCAGATCGCCAGAAACAACACGACCAGCAAAGACCGCTGCCCTATGACGCCGAACCATCGCACCAGGCCGCCCGTCGCCGCGGCGACCGCACCGGCCCGTTGCGCCGCCCGGTCTTTCGGGCTCCCCTCCGCGAGCTCCAGCAGCGTCAGTATCTCCAGATTAGACATGGGCCAACTCCTTCGCCTTTGCCACGCGCGCGTCTTCCGGCGCGCG
Encoded proteins:
- a CDS encoding ABC transporter permease; translation: MSNLEILTLLELAEGSPKDRAAQRAGAVAAATGGLVRWFGVIGQRSLLVVLFLAIWEVVPRLGLVDVTFLPPFSEVIAAGWQLAQSGELYDDVAASLFRALGGFVIAVALVVPLGLVTGWYARLGDVLNQVIEIARNTAPLALLPVFILLLGIGELSKVTMVIYSCAWPLLLNTIAAVRQVDPLLVKSARTMGATPSQLFRKVILPASLPTIFVGIRLASASAMLVLVASEMVGAKSGLGYLIINSQYSFLIPQMYFGILAITMIGLALNAILEALERRLMRWKAPAT